A single region of the Vicia villosa cultivar HV-30 ecotype Madison, WI linkage group LG4, Vvil1.0, whole genome shotgun sequence genome encodes:
- the LOC131597024 gene encoding F-box/kelch-repeat protein At3g23880-like, giving the protein MVKMEEENTRRSRKLNGDGLLNRQSLPDDLIIDILLRLPVRFLLQLKCVCKSWKTLISNSRFAKQHLQMLTMDQSITNPQFFFGRGDRKIVSLPVKPLLENHSETTEAVEFSMEHRFRVLGSCNGLVCLLDIDEGYVRLWNPSTRFKSKNSPSLDKSLVTNYGFGYDHVNDKYKVLLDVCPRGNSNNQNVRLYTFGENSWTTIQNFPCNPTTFPGKFVSGTINWVIIRQVEYGVAESWTRLKMIPAEHLQGPYCAIEPLFIFGNSLVLLKTMHGILLYNLNNGRTDIPLISTSNLIGLKQHLYLETLVSPQLKSKIYNEGVTKIWDIGGDELDLFDGAAILEVATLSLNERELEAAFNGEENIDIQP; this is encoded by the exons ATGGTTAAGATGGAAGAAGAAAACACTCGCCGTAGCCGTAAACTAAACGGCGACGGCTTACTTAACCGCCAATCATTGCCGGATGATCTCATCATAGACATCCTTTTAAGGCTTCCGGTGAGATTTCTCCTGCAATTGAAGTGCGTGTGCAAATCATGGAAAACCCTAATATCCAATTCCCGATTTGCAAAGCAACACCTTCAGATGTTAACCATGGATCAAAGCATAACCAACCCACAGTTTTTCTTTGGCCGAGGAGACCGCAAAATTGTATCTCTCCCTGTAAAGCCATTGTTGGAAAACCACTCAGAAACTACTGAAGCGGTTGAGTTCAGCATGGAACATAGGTTTCGTGTTCTTGGTTCATGCAATGGGTTGGTGTGTCTGTTGGATATCGATGAAGGCTATGTTAGACTGTGGAACCCTTCAACAAGATTCAAATCTAAAAATTCTCCATCCCTTGATAAAAGCTTAGTCACAAATTATGGCTTTGGCTATGACCATGTTAATGACAAGTACAAGGTGCTACTAGATGTATGTCCTCGCGGTAATAGTAATAATCAAAATGTGAGACTTTATACTTTTGGAGAAAATTCTTGGACAACTATCCAGAATTTCCCATGTAACCCTACTACTTTCCCAGGAAAATTTGTGAGTGGCACTATAAATTGGGTAATAATTAGACAGGTTG AATATGGAGTTGCCGAGTCATGGACTAGACTGAAGATGATCCCTGCAGAGCATTTACAAGGGCCATATTGTGCCATTGAACCCTTGTTCATTTTTGGAAATAGTCTTGTTCTGCTGAAAACGATGCACGGAATTTTACTGTATAACTTAAATAATGGTAGGACAGATATTCCTTTGATTTCCACCTCGAACTTGATTGGGTTGAAACAACATCTTTACCTTGAGACTCTTGTATCACCGCAATT AAAGAGTAAGATTTATAATGAAGGAGTAACAAAAATATGGGATATTGGTGGGGATGAATTGGATCTATTTGATGGAGCTGCTATTCTTGAAGTTGCTACTCTTTCTCTCAATGAACGTGAACTAGAAGCTGCATTCAATGGAGAAGAAAATATTGATATTCAACCATAA